A stretch of the Bacillus anthracis str. Vollum genome encodes the following:
- a CDS encoding YjcZ family sporulation protein — MGYGGSCGEGCGFAGGFALLVVLFILLIIIGCSCFC; from the coding sequence ATGGGATATGGTGGTAGTTGCGGCGAAGGCTGCGGTTTCGCTGGAGGATTTGCTTTATTAGTTGTATTATTTATTCTATTAATCATTATCGGATGTAGTTGTTTCTGCTAA
- a CDS encoding CPBP family intramembrane glutamic endopeptidase, which yields MTEGKRLKKPVVSFILLTNIIFWPLFLLVGITKLLHFPTWIFDVMLCISAWSSTFAFMFLFKRIYPGQSFIQFVKGRFKNKLNYSIVLTVSMTQIIIFLMMLFLISTNSEANSIFNRTTWGVLLYYVVKTIVSGPLGEELGWRGFALMELQKKYSPLKSSIIIGFWWGMWHLPIWFTTGFTGSNLIKYILFFMIAIISTTIIMTTFYNLNQNLIVPIIIHFFFNLFIGIINGQLIELIMYTAIFYLIVAILLIVINPKKVLYGNKIKKIVNKEQDSI from the coding sequence ATGACTGAAGGTAAAAGACTGAAAAAGCCGGTGGTAAGTTTTATATTACTAACCAACATTATTTTTTGGCCACTTTTTCTTCTTGTAGGAATTACAAAATTATTACATTTTCCAACTTGGATTTTTGATGTAATGCTCTGCATATCAGCTTGGTCTTCCACTTTTGCTTTTATGTTTCTATTTAAAAGAATTTATCCTGGACAGAGTTTTATCCAATTCGTAAAAGGTAGATTTAAAAATAAACTTAACTACTCTATAGTTCTTACTGTAAGTATGACTCAAATAATTATATTTTTGATGATGTTGTTTCTCATTTCGACTAACAGTGAAGCAAACTCTATTTTTAATAGAACTACATGGGGCGTATTACTTTATTATGTTGTTAAAACTATTGTATCCGGACCACTAGGAGAAGAATTAGGGTGGCGGGGTTTTGCATTAATGGAGCTCCAGAAAAAATACTCGCCATTAAAATCTTCAATCATTATTGGTTTTTGGTGGGGAATGTGGCATCTACCTATATGGTTTACTACAGGTTTTACAGGCAGTAATTTAATTAAATATATTTTATTTTTTATGATTGCAATTATATCTACTACAATTATCATGACAACATTTTATAATTTAAATCAAAATTTAATTGTTCCAATCATCATCCACTTTTTCTTTAATTTATTTATTGGCATAATAAATGGACAATTAATTGAATTAATTATGTATACTGCAATTTTTTATTTAATAGTTGCAATTTTACTTATAGTTATAAATCCAAAGAAAGTTTTATATGGAAATAAAATCAAAAAAATTGTTAATAAAGAACAGGATTCGATTTAG